GAGTCCAATCATCCAGTCTTTTTCTCCTTAAGAGACCAATCAGATTAAGATCTTACCCTCATAAGGACATGACCTTTTAATAGGAGCTACAGTATGGATTATATTAAAGACCAGTACGCACTGCTTCTGTTAATGTACATTGAAAAATACATGAAATGGCACTCACATTAAAGGAGGCCAGCGCCTCACATACACTCTTCTCAATGAAGTCATCTGTGATGCGGCGGGAAGGATGCTCGTTGAAAACCGAGTTCATCAGCGCGATCTTCGCAGCACTACGTCTTGCCTCAGCCTTGGTTGGACAAAACTGCCCAAAGTAAAGCATAAAACATATTTAGTACTTTTCTGAATGTTTTCCAagtccccccaaaatatatgttGCCTTTGGCATAAATTTTAACGTTATGACCCTGTGATTCATGCAATATCATAATATGGGTAAGCCAAATTATTGTATGGGTCTTCTGGAAgtcatatatatttaattttaatAATGACCTTTTTCTTGAAAGATGAAGCACTTGAAAGGTATGTTAATCTTGTTTCATGTATGTTTCAGAATGATGTCTAAGTAATATCAATGCTTCCACTTCATTGCTATTAtttcaaagaaagaaagaaagagttagGAAGGATAGAGGCAAAGGAGGCCCCGTGCAAATGGGATGAGGGGGAGAATGTGGGGAGGGGTGTCACGGCTCCTTCTAAACTCAATATTTGGCTCTAATTACAACCAGATGAGCCACCATATGAGTTTCCAACCACAGTATGCATTGTAGCCAGCCAATTCGAGGAGAGGAAGAAATGGCAAAACATTTAATCCTCCCATGGAATATTCTGGTAGGCTCAATGCTTATGTTCTAGTATGATTTAGAAttgaaaataacatttgaaaaaaagATTGTACATTAAAGCAGTCATTACTATTTCAATGATACTGGTGGATTATTTAACAAAGATAGGAACACGGctcatactgtatgtcattattTATACATTCATGGATGAGATCATCAGTGTTTTTCTACATCCTTATTTCAGTTGAATTTAGAATTTCCTTATTCCATTTTTTTATGCTAAGCCTGAATACAAGTAAGGTCCTACTCCTACACCTTGCTAACATGTTTTTGATGGACCCAACAGCCTGGAGTTATCGACGTGGTGGCGTATTTCACCTCAGCAGTGGTTCAGATCCACAGACTATTATTTGAGATTAGCCAATGGTTAGCTATTGAATTTAATCTTGGTTTGTAATCTCTTGTAATGCTGACAAGAGACAACTGCTTTAATTTGGGATTCCCAGTACATATTGTTGTGGAAAACTCAATTCTGCCACCACAGCATACTATACAAAACGACACAATTTTCACAAGAGCAGGCTGAAGCTAGAGTTCTATCGCTCTCAACTTCTTTATTCTTCAACTTCAACTTTTTGGTCTGTATATTacaattcagcttttagctgtaaaatgtgtataatccACCTTAaccaataataatacaaatttgatatacactgagtgtataaaacattatgaacacctgctcttaccatgacagactgaccaggtgaatccaggttaaagctatgatcccttattgatgtatgtcacttgttaaatccacttcaatcagtttagatgaaggggaggagacagtgtaaagaatcatttttaagccttgagaaaattgagacatggattgtgtatctgtaCCATTTagcgggtgaatgggcaagacaaaatatttaagtgcctttgaacggggtatggtagtaggtgccagcacaccagtttgagtgtgtcaagaactgcaacagtgctgggtttttaacactcaacagtttcccgtgtgtatcaagaacggtccatcacccaaaggacatccagccaacttgacacaactgtggtaagcattggagtcaacatggaccagcatccctgtggaaagcttgacaccttgtaaagtccatgccccgatgatttaaggttgttctgagggcaaaaaggggtgcaactcaatataaggaCTCCTAATgtgtgtgttcctaatgttttgtacactcagtgtatataacaacatttacacacacttCAACTGTTCTGGTCAAGTTATAAACTATGTAAAATGTGCTACTATGCCTTTTCACTTGATTAGATACTTAAGACAGCTTTATCAAGACATTTgtttaaagacatgctctggaactttggcgactactaagtattttttaaacctcccgctttgtgCTGGATATAGTCTCACgttgccatacctccaaaatcacgTCGTTGTCATGCCTCCCTTGGATGTCTGGAGAGTTTTGTATTGCAAAAACAGTTTGAATGGTCTGCAGGCTCCCTGCGGCAAGATTttgattggatgttacatttcaagaaTCCTCCCCTCACATGCCCGTTGGTGCTACGTGTTATGTTTGTCACGGTTTTCAGAACGGAAAGGGAACATTTTGCGGAGAGTTGTTGCAAACTAGCATATGGAACATTGCAGAAAATGGAAGACAAACTAGGGGAAAAACTGAATTCTGTTTTGCCAGCAGTGTGCTCTATACACAAAATCGAGTTTTAATCTGCGATTTCCCGGCCATCCTCACCCACTGTTGCACCTACGACACTAATCTAGGGAGCACTACTGGAGCTCCACCCAAGCAAGGCATTTAATTGGTTTGACGTGTTGCGAGCATACACTCATTGGTACACTGGGTTCTAAACCCCGATTTAGCTATTTTTCTGCCATGAAAGCGACAGTTTTTCTGGGAGCTGTGCTGCACCAttttcccccacgtgggccagcccacTAACAATTCaagttcaaccaatgagcttcaattgagtgacagctagcaagtggcacatcatgcacacacagcagagcgagagcaaTGACGttgtgcacatatctgcacatatgtgacataGCACACAATTTTAGGGGACCACTTTTGACTCATGAGCGCTACCTttaactactggctaaaaagtatacaaaagtactggagaatctctttaacaCATTCTTGAAGTATTCAGATAAACAACAGAACAGTGTGAGGAGAAAGTTCCAGAAACAtccgggtcatgttcattaggcaacaaacagaagaaaatggactgaaactggGAGGGACTACCTGTACTTCTCTAATAAGAAACTCACATTTTTGTGATTCACAGGAATCACCTACACATACTAGAAATGTATGAACTCACGGTACGGCAAGTCTCTTTGGATAAACATTTCTGCTGAGTGTTATATGACTCCAACAGAATATGGGTGCACAGTCAGCAGTTGGTAAACAAAGACACTGCATAAACATTGTTTTCAATTGCACAACGTTTTGCTACGGGGTGCCCCCATAAACATGTCCCAGGCCTAATTAGTCGCTTGCTCTCCCTTGACATTTCTCAAGACAGTTCAGAAGAGGTTCCCAGTGATTGACATTTGATCTGAAAATCCAGGGCCAACGTACTCAGGAAGATCAAGTCAGATTGGCAGAATTGATTTAGGTAGAAGCATTTGTGCATGAGTAGAGTTGGACAGACGGATAAATCCCTAAGGTTATGGCCACATAGGGAATTTCATTCACGCAGCTACACCAACACAATTTTAAACCATTATactgtagtagtaataataagtaCACTTTTCAAGCACTTTCACTAACTGAGAGATACTATACAGAGGGCCTTCCACCTGAGGAGCGTTTTAGTGCCCACAACTTTATTGAGACAGCCTACGGTCACAGGTTAGCTCACCTGGAAACTCCCAAAGCAGCTTCCCCCTGGGAGACTGACGTAGCAAACATAGGGTGGGTTGTTTGATGGGACCATCTCATACACCACCAGCGCCCCATTCCTGAGGTCTGCCCCTCTTGACTGCTTCATCTGCCAGAACTCTTGCAAGGCTTCCACCACGTTCACTGGATGAGACATAAAATGACACAGTTTAACATTAGACTGCATGGAGTCATAAAGGtggactcagcgatatgacgtagatgcagaaagtaaacggCATAGTGGGTCAAtctccgcaacaactaagagcattgaagcgcgaggctcaacttctccgctgttttggtcCCATGGCTACCACGCTGTATGATAGTATAACACACTtgcacagatactgtgtgtgagtcttgcatctcgctcatcgcAATTGCTCAAGTTATAaatgctgagtctacctttaaatatGGTCCGGTGTACTCATTTGGTATTCAGGTTTGGATTTAAGAAAGAATAAAAGTGACACAGTGGGATATTGTGTATGAGCGAGGATTAAAACTTGAACACTGCTTTTGCACATATTTGGAGATATAATATAAACAGGATTTTCTGGCTAAGTAAACAACAAGGAACAACCCACTGAcacactgaactgactgactgacacactgaactgactgactgacacactgaactgactgactgacacactgaactgactgactgacacactgaactgactgactgacacactgaactgactgactgacacacWGAACTGACTGACACActaaactgactgactgacacactgaactgactgacacactgaactgactgactgacacactgaactgactgactgacacactgaactgactgacacactgacacactgaactGACTGACACACTGAACTGACTGACACACTGAACTGACTGACACACTGAACTGACTGAAGCTGTCCAAATTGCGTTGACTTTCAAGGCAgttatatttaaccaggcaagtcagttaagaacaaattcttatttacaatgatggcctaaccaAAAGTCCACATAGACTCAAAATGATTAAGTAGTACACAACATCatcatacttatgtaaataaaaatgtaataggCCTACCCACATTTAATGTATTGGGTTTTTGAATGATAGTATAACATATAGGGTAGGCCTACTCTAAAACATTGGAGGTGACTTGAAGTGACACATTTCGAATGGCGTGCCCAGGTGCTATGTAAAATGAGCACGCAACAGTATCCTGTAGTGAACTGCATCCTGTAGTCATTAGCCTAGATATTACAAAATTTCGGCTATCATAAACTCGGTATGttcatgtagcctactgttaTCAACTGGATGGGCAGTTTTGGTGACACACTGTATGTTGCACATGCACTACTACACTATTTCATCCCTTTTGTCAGTTTAATCACAGTTACAGTGAGTTACATTTCAACCACGGCCAGGGAAAGTCGGAGGACCAAAATTCTGCGACTAATTTGTTCCAGGTTACCTCTGCCATAGCCCTGCGTATGCTTAGCAAAGCTCCGAACAACAGCCTCCACCGCCTCCTTCAAGACCGCCGGGTTCCCTGGATTACATAGACCGAATCCAGCCACCCCTGTTCCGAGACCCGCACTCCCAATAGTGCCGTGAAGACTGTGGAGTTGAAGCGGCGGGGGTGGCCCGGAGGAAGCACATAGGGAGGCCGGGGGAGGCAGCAGAGGTGCGGTTGGAACTGTAACCCCGGGCCGGAGAGAGGAGCGTAGGGTCCCAGTCGACCCAGCTCCAAATCGTATCCCTGGTTGAAGTCGCTGAGGGCGGATAGATTCCATTGTTGAAGCGTAAACGTCAACAGTAGGGGGAATACCAATAGAGGAAATTCGTGATGAAAATACTGGTTTCCTCGCTGATAATGTAATGGAAAATGACAAAAAACGAAACTAAAAAGatagtgataaataaaaaagtgttttcCTCACGGAGAAAAATGTATTCTGCCAATCCCGTTAGTCTTTGTGAGGATTAGGCTGCTTGGCTGTCAATCTTGGGGTAGGGGCGGGGAAATCAGAGACGTGGAAAAGGGGAGCTGTGAATAGGCCATTTTCTTGAACCAGCAATGCAGGAGGGGGAAATATTAGGACACAATGTAGCCTCCAAAACTGTAAAGGAATTCTGTTGAAAATCCACGCTCTACAGGATATTATTAGGGTAGTGTAACTTACATTGTAATACTTTGGAAAAATAGTAGCCACTGAAATAATTATTCTAACGCTTTAGGGGTAAAGATATTTGGTAAATGACCATGACAACATAGTGATAGATACCTTTAAATTATACTACTTTTTAACCATTTATGCAACGCacactatccatccatccatccacccatcccccCAAccactcatccatccatccatctccatccattcaccccatcatccatccatctttCTAACTAGTCATCTAACTTCACTATCGCTGGTCTAGATCAGCTGGACATCTAACTAAAACACAGACCCTAAACCAACACATCTAACTTCATAGTGTGGATTTAGAT
This genomic window from Salvelinus sp. IW2-2015 linkage group LG30, ASM291031v2, whole genome shotgun sequence contains:
- the LOC111954969 gene encoding LIX1-like protein, with the translated sequence MESIRPQRLQPGIRFGAGSTGTLRSSLRPGVTVPTAPLLPPPASLCASSGPPPPLQLHSLHGTIGSAGLGTGVAGFGLCNPGNPAVLKEAVEAVVRSFAKHTQGYGRVNVVEALQEFWQMKQSRGADLRNGALVVYEMVPSNNPPYVCYVSLPGGSCFGSFQFCPTKAEARRSAAKIALMNSVFNEHPSRRITDDFIEKSVCEALASFNGNREEADNPSTGIGAFRFMLESNKGKSMLEFQELMTVFQLLHWNGSLKAMRERQCSRQEVLAHYSHRALDDDMRTQMAADWVNREQGVAGTIAQEVAATDRELEEARLAGRELRFHKEKKDILMLAVGQLDAANTATLPSTC